From Pelosinus fermentans DSM 17108, the proteins below share one genomic window:
- a CDS encoding nitrogenase component 1, protein MSYFLQKEAPKREQRLNACIASGGTLSDMTNRKMRCCVPDGERTFTQNNICLLLPALGMMNSIPNSVVLMHGAVGCGSSSHGGNIGVRAGNNHRWGVIKDGTWLSTALNESDVICGGEEKLEAAIREIDEHYKPMIIFVVAGIEAVITTENQRYYKLLEPLTDCYNDMDLQRYAAVVGDSNYATAITAFLENDFGWLPQVIIITDTLMEEQQERIVNRLSSLKSGRIPKIIFKGDSTDIAKSIKEHWEGSQTRYGKYVNALSPAFVVGSSLDRPLAQELGAAHLSISFPVSNRAVIDRGYTGYQGGLRLIEDLISAIIVNR, encoded by the coding sequence ATGAGTTACTTTTTGCAGAAAGAAGCGCCAAAGCGGGAACAACGCTTAAATGCATGCATTGCCAGCGGTGGGACCTTGTCGGATATGACGAATCGGAAAATGAGATGTTGTGTACCAGATGGAGAGAGGACATTTACCCAAAATAATATCTGCTTACTGCTGCCAGCCTTAGGGATGATGAACAGCATACCGAATAGTGTTGTGCTGATGCATGGAGCGGTGGGGTGTGGATCTTCTTCTCATGGTGGAAATATAGGGGTTCGAGCTGGAAATAATCACCGCTGGGGTGTGATTAAAGATGGTACATGGCTTTCGACGGCTTTAAATGAGAGCGATGTAATCTGTGGGGGCGAAGAGAAATTAGAAGCTGCCATTCGTGAAATTGATGAACATTATAAGCCCATGATTATCTTTGTTGTAGCCGGGATTGAAGCGGTTATTACTACTGAAAATCAACGCTATTATAAACTGCTTGAACCCCTTACTGATTGCTACAATGATATGGATTTGCAGCGATATGCAGCTGTAGTGGGAGACTCTAATTATGCAACGGCCATTACTGCCTTTCTTGAAAATGATTTCGGATGGCTCCCACAAGTAATCATCATTACGGATACATTAATGGAGGAGCAACAAGAGCGCATCGTAAATCGATTATCGAGTCTGAAATCAGGACGTATACCTAAAATTATTTTCAAAGGTGATTCAACAGATATTGCAAAAAGTATTAAAGAACATTGGGAAGGCAGCCAAACGCGATATGGAAAATATGTAAATGCATTATCACCTGCATTTGTTGTTGGCAGCTCATTAGATCGGCCATTGGCACAAGAGTTAGGTGCTGCTCATTTAAGTATCAGTTTTCCTGTATCCAATAGAGCCGTAATTGACCGAGGTTATACTGGCTACCAGGGCGGTTTGCGGCTGATTGAGGATCTGATTAGTGCCATTATCGTAAATCGTTAA
- a CDS encoding DUF2292 domain-containing protein, whose amino-acid sequence MPKYLKKEPNSTESQPIQVLEIINYFLHTAYSGFLIVSVQDGYVVKMEKTERFTITAKSRQGSYVKIEKPKEKHPLCVRILTELQDIRYGQLIIRLDNGQVDHLEKTEKRRIHEFEGVDGAGI is encoded by the coding sequence ATGCCGAAATACCTTAAAAAGGAACCTAATTCTACCGAATCTCAGCCAATTCAAGTATTAGAAATTATTAATTATTTTTTACACACTGCTTATAGTGGATTTTTGATCGTATCAGTACAAGATGGATATGTTGTTAAAATGGAGAAAACAGAAAGATTTACGATTACAGCCAAGAGCCGTCAGGGAAGTTACGTGAAAATTGAGAAGCCTAAAGAGAAACATCCTCTTTGCGTACGAATATTAACAGAGCTGCAAGATATTCGTTATGGTCAGCTGATCATTCGTTTAGATAATGGGCAAGTGGATCATTTGGAGAAAACAGAAAAAAGACGCATTCATGAATTTGAAGGAGTTGATGGAGCGGGCATATGA